Proteins encoded by one window of Bacillus rossius redtenbacheri isolate Brsri chromosome 3, Brsri_v3, whole genome shotgun sequence:
- the LOC134530973 gene encoding gamma-secretase subunit Aph-1, producing the protein MTVMEFFGCAFLAFGPPLAMFAFTIANDPIRIIILIASSFFWLLSLLLSALFWFAVVPLQHELAFGLVFSVLFQELFRFFIYKLLRRAETGLQKVAENTERITSNKHILAYVAGLGFGVISGAFSLVNVLADAVGPATMGLKAGSQFFFVTSAATSLCFILLHTFWGVIFFSAADRRNYVQIACVVGGHMMASCFTLFNRDQLYAASLVPLYSVTAATGVLAFHVAGGSWTSLKAACSTGR; encoded by the coding sequence ATGACCGTGATGGAATTTTTTGGATGCGCATTTTTAGCGTTCGGTCCTCCCCTTGCCATGTTTGCATTCACCATCGCCAACGATCCAATTAGGATAATAATTCTCATAGCGAGCTCGTTTTTTTGGCTCCTGTCGTTGCTGCTGTCCGCGCTGTTCTGGTTCGCCGTCGTCCCGCTACAGCACGAACTGGCGTTCGGACTGGTTTTCTCGGTGTTGTTCCAAGAGCTGTTCCGCTTCTTCATCTACAAGCTGCTGCGGAGGGCGGAGACGGGGCTGCAGAAGGTGGCCGAGAACACGGAGCGCATCACGAGCAACAAGCACATCCTCGCGTACGTGGCGGGGCTGGGTTTCGGCGTCATCAGCGGGGCGTTCTCCCTGGTGAACGTGCTGGCGGACGCGGTGGGACCTGCCACCATGGGGCTGAAGGCGGGCTCGCAGTTCTTCTTCGTCACGTCGGCGGCCACCTCGCTGTGCTTCATCCTGTTGCACACCTTCTGGGGCGTGATATTCTTCAGCGCAGCCGACCGCAGGAACTACGTGCAGATTGCGTGCGTTGTCGGGGGCCATATGATGGCGTCCTGCTTCACCTTGTTCAACAGGGACCAGCTGTACGCAGCATCGCTCGTGCCTCTGTACTCGGTGACCGCGGCGACGGGCGTCCTGGCGTTCCACGTCGCCGGGGGCTCGTGGACGAGCCTCAAGGCAGCGTGCTCGACCGGGAGGTAG